The following nucleotide sequence is from Juglans microcarpa x Juglans regia isolate MS1-56 chromosome 6D, Jm3101_v1.0, whole genome shotgun sequence.
ACAGAAACCATAATCCCAATTACCCATTTCTCCTGGTCATGATCCATTTCAGGGCGAGACTGTAATCAAGAAAATGATAGTGTTGGTAATGAAATAGACATCTTGTAAGATAAAACAGTTTCCTACTTCCAATATATTATTAACAGATAAAGATAGAAATTTGTTGATGTAGATGGTATtgtgaatgaaaaaaaagttcaaattctAAACTCTTAATGACTGCAGAGCAAATTGACTAAATACTATCAGTTAATCATGATAATTTTATGTTAATGATTTTGATGATTGAAGACTTCTATATCATAGAGCACCACTACTGCAGTAGAGGGAGTAGGGCTACATGTATTGGATACTCTCTACACCATATAATTGAACCAGCCACCAGATAACATAgcatttaaaatcattaaataaaggTGTATATATAGCAAATTATGCTCACATGTGCTCATCCGATAATACCGAGATtaaggaaaaatgaaatgaaaacacCCTGCTTGGTCTATGACTAAGAACTGATAAATTTATTACCGAGCTGAAACCAGTTGTatgttacgatcccacatcgactaagtatgagattggtAGGTGGTTTATAAGCCTTTAGGCACCCTTCCCTTGTTAGCCGGTTTTCAATGGcgagttctacctagtgggttcataacatTATACAGTCCTCTTGAATTTTCTTCATAAGAGTACAAAATTAAGACCTCCAACAAGCCCCTTCCAAAGTGTGCATATTAGCCCAAGTCCGAGTCTGAACCCAGCTCTAATTAGTTGTCTAGGTCATAATTATttgagtaaataaaattaaagttacatACCTTAGCAATTATTTGTCGAGCAGATTCGAGCAATATTTGTAATCCAAGAGTTGCCATTACTGATGCAAAAACAATGATACCCTGCATATTCAAGCTTGATTAGCATACACTTAGTGTAACTAAAAGGAAAGCTGATCACTTTATGGACAACTTTAAGAGGCAATGACATAATATGCATTGTTCAAATGCAGTTTTCCACCATGGTTTTTGAGGATTACTGGCAAGCCTTGGTTGCCCATACCAAAAACGATTTTCACTCTTGAAATTACAGTCTGAAAAATAATCTATCGTTAATCTACCTCAGAGTGCTGACTTAACTGGCTTCCAATTTTACCCCTAAATGGCCACTTGTCCGGCCATCTTTCTCTAATCAAAAGGCCACTTCAGAAAAAACTTTAACATGTTTTTCCAACACATGCACAAGAATTGAATTTTCCAACACAAGTTTGATGCCTCACCACGGGTTGCATCCGATTCTTTCCAATTGGATAGTGATAGTGGTTTGGCTTCCTCATGGCATATGATGTGTACCATAAAATACACCCTGACAAGAGATCCAAGAAAGAATCCAAGGTTGAGGCAATAACCGCCAATGAGCTGCTCTCAACAGAAGCAAACACCTTTGCTGCAAAAAGGACCAAGTTTGCTATGTTCGACACATTAACTGCCATCCTCTCCCTCTGGGCAAGCTGCTCCATTTCATCCTGAATAATGTACGAATTGGTTAATGATAGTATTTAACTTGCTCATTGACCATCTCCATACTCAGTTCTGGGTGAATATAGATATAAAAGAATTAATGAGAATAGTttcattcaaatattatatatagttgctTCTGCTTTGTATACAAAAATCAGGAAGAGATAATGCAGATTTGAGTCTCTATATGGTCTGCTAATCACGTAATACTTgctgaagaaattcatgaacctgactcatttcataaaactgGTTCAATAACAGAGGATtactcattccttataaacataccTAAGTCCTTGTCCACAGACAATGTGAGATTGTTCCTCAACACTATCCCTCACGTGCAGACCAGTATTTTTCCTGGTCTTTGTCACGAGGTAAGTAGTGTGAGTCTTCATTCGTCCTGTGACAAGTTCTGAtatcatgaagaaattcatacgcctaactcatctcataaaaccaaTTCAACAAAAGagaattgttcattccttataaacatgtctaagACCTTATTCACagacaatgtgagattattcctcaacacttGTCCTCTCAAACTTGAGCTAGTTCTGCACCATATTGTCCAAAATCCTAACATAATCATgttttatttcctaaaaactatcaTGAACATATTGAACAATAAAAGTTAGGTGTTAATGATATACCAAAACAACCAACCTTTGTGAGTCTTCCTGGAAAACCACCTGTGTCACTCATGGTCTCCACCTCATTGAACCCTTCAAGGATCTTTTCTTGTTTCCTATAATATCCCGTAACCTTGGTTTGTTTCCCTGGGATAAAGAGAATGATAAGGTACAAAAAAACCAAGGAATGATATTATTAAGTACTTCAGCAAGTCTCACAAACAGAGATAAGGCCCAAGTTATCGTATATCAAACAATGTTCACAAATAAATTGAAAGCCAGGCGAGAAAAGCGCAAggatacatatataataaatcaaatcagATATCTGAATTTCAGACACATTAGCAACTGAATTTCAAACTGTGCTGTCTTAACAagacaagaaaaattagaagaatcTTTGGGGAACAATCTTGTCCAGAGTTGAGTTAACAATATATAACAGCCACGGCAGGGACCAAAGGAAAAATCAATCTTTAAACAACCATCATCCACGTACGACATATACTGGCAATAGTAAGTGTGTGACCTGTCCaacatggaaaatgatagtatgactaCTAAATATGTCctactcatatttttttatttttaatgattaaggaaatgactattagtgaatttatatagatttttattttttttcttaatggttaaggaaatttaaaaaatgattaaataaaaaaaaattcatttgtaCTGGTGGACACATTTGATAGTCACCGTAGCATTGTCCATCTAATATTGTCTGCCCCATTTAAATTTGCCATGTACTAGTGAGAAGACTTTCCATATTGTTGCTTAATTTGAAATTTCTCCAAATtgggttgtttggattcaaagatgatttcaattcatcttattttatctgatttaatcattataactattccaaatttttaaacaaaatataataaataattcaattctttcaaatctcaaagcaaaaataatattaaaaaataatattctaataatattttatttaacttttattttcatctcatctcatcttaactcaacatGCATCCCATCTTGCCCTTAATAACACTATTGAGCCGTGGGGAGATTGAGCCGTATCCTCCCCACGGCTTACAAATATGACTTTTCACAATAAGTTTTAAAAGATCATACATCACACTCTAGTCTTGAGACCTGTTATTGTTTGGGCGGAACCAGGAAATCTGGGGGGAGGGGggtcaaatattaatttttatatactttattttataaaagcaCATTTCAAACTTAATGTTCATCAagtttttgagaattttgggGGGTTTGCCTCTTAGTAGTTCCGCCCCTGATGATAGACTTATTACATTCTACCATCCATTTACTACTTATGTTATTCTTTTAGTTGTTTTTTAATTgcttttacttaattattaaggaagtgactattaatgaagttgtatatttttttaaattttttttaatgattaagaatgttaacaaaatagttaaaataaataataaaaaaataaaaaatttcaaattcactatagaataataaaagtatAGTAGGAGGGTAGTATTAAGTCTATCATTAATcattggaaaatgataatttcaccACTGATTTTTATCGCTCGATGTTActattgaaatttttaatttttttttttacttagtgattaagaaagtattttttaataatattgtaatttttttaaaaaatatataaaaatattcaaaaaatacatataaaaaaaaaaccaattaagccTAACGATATATAACTACCAGCGAGAGCCGGGAGCGGTGGCACAGTACCGTCCTTAATCATTATCCGTTTGTTTATGGGTCAATATTTCTGGTGATAGTAGCCCTGTCGTCATGCGGGTTCTGCTATTAATTATGAGTTTGACAATTATATAAATGAGTCCCATATATGTGGAGTGATGTATAGTAAACATTACTAATTAGTTTCATTCTCCACCTTCTATAGCCAGGAATTAATTTGATCCTCTATATTAAGACTTGATCAAAAATAAGAATCGAATTCGGAATTAGGTATGCATGGACCGATTCAATgaatatataagtttattgAACAAATTGAATCGAGCGATTCGCGACTATTATAAGTCGATTATTtcaatattaagaaaaatattagaaattatagATAATCCAATTCAAAcattcaatataatatataaaagagaataaaatataaaattttaataaaaatattatatgaatccaaataatttcaatataCATGCAATTCATGTATTTAATctcaatctaattttttttccaccCTCCAATACTAagataacaataatattatttattcaagTTCATTCAGATAGTTATTCATATCACAAagtcatcatatatatttctctctcactctagaTCATAAAGTCACGAAggttccgtttggatagtgaaagtgtttcatttcatctcattattataacttttctttcatttaaaatataaaaaataatttaactttttcaaattttaaaataataataatattaaaaaataatattttaataatattttatttaacttttaattttcgtttaaaatcatctcatcttatcttccAATCAAAATCTAAGGCTCTAGAAACCAAATTCATGGTCGGAAAGGCTGAATGGGATTCCAAGAGATTGCTCCAATGGCGTGCCTTGGGCAAAGTTCagcatttaaatatattgaaaaaactCCATAAATCCACGAGACTTACATTCTTCTATgtttattttctatgaaatcCAGTCCTCCTCATGAAACGTACGTAGTCGGTAACGATCGAGCAGAAGAAAAGAAGACTTACTGTTACTCCGAAGAAGGCGTCGGAAAGTGGAGGGAGCATGATCGTGATCATGATCATCGGCTCTTTTCTGCGGCAGTCGGAACTCCTTGACGTCGAGTCTCCATGAGGATTTCTGGCGCTTCAACGCTTTGGCAGTTTCGGCTTCCGGTGGCTGCAGAATCATCGTCGTCTCCCTCGTGCAATCTTCAGTACATGTTGGGTCAGTTTGAACTCCACACTTGATCTCCTCCATTGACAATTGTTACGCTTCTCTCACCCTCACACAGACATATATAGTTTGCCTCTCAAAAGTTCCTTTATATAGACAGACGTATTCCACTGCAGTCTCAGACTCTACTGCAAAGCTTGTAACTTCCTCCCActaagaggagagagagagagagaggtagacACGTACGTATGGAGTGTTACATGCTTTATTCTATGGCTCGGTTTGCATGTATACACAAACAAATCTCAGCCACCTATCATCATCATACCAATGATCTATAACAAACAGCCACTTGTTATCAGCTTATTTCCTTCGTAATACTCAGTACACCCATATGTGattttaatgataattatattaattttgaaactaTCTGATAATTAGTTCATTTTGTTGGAGTTTATtcgaattttaatttttatataattatcttctatttaaataaaaaaattatatatctatagacacaaagagattatacatataatataaacctacaaactgatgtgacttcaTAAAACTCGTTagatttagtttataataaaaataactttacaatctgatatattatattaagtcacgtcaatttgtacgtttacttttgtgtaattcttttaagttaaaaatatttttcttatttttattaagaattacTCAAAAATAACTTcacatgaaacaaataaatatcgAATACAATAACTCTTCATGACACTGTATTATTAATTGGACATGATGTTTTTGTATTAATGATGAGGAACAGCCCGCAAACCTTGTTCATTGACAGCTACCACCAAGGAAGGAATATTGAGAAATTCTGGATTTTTATGCTTTTTGATGATGTACGTGAACCGCCCCGCCAGCCTTGGTTTCTCGTAAAAGACAGTATTTGCTGTACATCATTCCCAAAAGGTATATGCTTCAGTCCATTGTGATATGGTCTTTCCATGCATCAGTATCTTAGGAACCAACAAAAACAGAGTACTTTGGAAAAATTGTCTTTCAAtctgcatatatatttatagtcaAGTTCAGAAGAGTATATGGTAGTCTCTGTCATAAAATAATGGCTACAGTTTTTGTATGGTTGCAGCTTTGTAACGATCATTTTGATGACCAAGACAGGAGAATTTGTCGTCGAATCTTACACGTTTCATCTTTTATTGCATCGAAAAGATGATCAACACCCAACTATTTCTTTTTGGCTGTGAAAGTTGTTGTCTTTGAAATGGTCGGTTTTCCGCGTTGTTGTTCGGATGGTGCATGTTCGTTGTTCATTCAACAAAAACCTCCACCTTGTTTTGACAAGGGTACGTTGATACTAATTTGTTGTAAGGTACGGTTTTTAGTTTATAAGAGACACAACTTATATGTGCCTTGTAGCATAAAATATTGcctgttttaatatttttagacaaaatcccacataactatatatttaaaattgtgtCTCTCTATACTTTGTATGGTCGACTAACAAATTGTCGAGAaaatgttaattgggatttatGAATGTTCT
It contains:
- the LOC121235247 gene encoding metal tolerance protein 9-like: MEEIKCGVQTDPTCTEDCTRETTMILQPPEAETAKALKRQKSSWRLDVKEFRLPQKRADDHDHDHAPSTFRRLLRSNRKQTKVTGYYRKQEKILEGFNEVETMSDTGGFPGRLTKDEMEQLAQRERMAVNVSNIANLVLFAAKVFASVESSSLAVIASTLDSFLDLLSGCILWYTSYAMRKPNHYHYPIGKNRMQPVGIIVFASVMATLGLQILLESARQIIAKSRPEMDHDQEKWVIGIMVSVTVVKFVLMVYCRRFENEIVRAYAQDHFFDVITNSVGLAAAVLAYRYYWWIDPAGAIIIALYTINTWSRTVIENVWSLIGRTAPPDFLAKLTYMIWNHHEDIQHIDTVRAYTFGSQYFVEVDIVLPEDMYLNQAHNIGETLQEKFEQLPEVERAFVHIDFEFTHRPEHNAKS